In the Mytilus trossulus isolate FHL-02 chromosome 1, PNRI_Mtr1.1.1.hap1, whole genome shotgun sequence genome, one interval contains:
- the LOC134680886 gene encoding receptor-type tyrosine-protein phosphatase epsilon-like yields MRSSYPASTFTAANLKENIPKNSVKNILPHDDFRPYLMSYGKTRNDYINAVIIPGYRDESRFFVTQCPLKETVEDFWTMIYDHNSRIIVILDQVYKNAKLWLGKSETLTIGDFAILLEEEHTVDELKIALKYKKQPEKRTISVFTISDWQGATLPATKMMVELLKSVVDSWKSQKCPITVVCRDGCTKSGLFIALCLTFDKMKIDEEVDVFQVVRNIQTRRPEFFKNCEQYEYCYRCIKELLEAESMYANT; encoded by the exons ATGAGGTCATCATATCCTGCATCAACATTTACTGCTGCaaacttaaaagaaaatatacccAAAAATTCGGTAAAGAATATCCTTCCAC ATGACGATTTTCGACCATACCTTATGTCATACGGAAAAACAAGAAATGATTACATCAACGCAGTGATTATACCT GGATACAGAGATGAAAGCCGATTCTTCGTAACACAATGTCCACTGAAAGAAACTGTTGAGGATTTCTGGACAATGATATATGACCATAATTCAAGAATCATTGTGATTTTGGATCAAGTCTACAAa AATGCAAAGCTTTGGTTAGGAAAATCGGAAACACTTACGATTGGTGACTTTGCAATACTTTTAGAAGAGGAGCATACTGTAGATGAGTTGAAAATTGCTTTGAAATATAAG AAACAACCAGAAAAAAGAACAATAAGTGTGTTTACGATAAGTGACTGGCAAGGTGCTACACTACCTGCAACAAAGATGATGGTGGAGCTTCTGAAGAGTGTCGTTGATAGCtggaaatcacaaaaatgtcCAATTACGGTCGTTTGCAG AGATGGATGCACCAAAAGTGGGTTGTTTATTGCACTTTGTTTAActtttgacaaaatgaaaatagacGAAGAGGTCGATGTCTTTCAAGTGGTAAGGAATATTCAAACAAGGCGTCCAGAATTCTTTAAGAATTGT GAGCAGTATGAATATTGCTACAGATGTATCAAAGAACTACTGGAAGCAGAATCAATGTATGCAAATACTTAA